The following proteins are encoded in a genomic region of Hyphomicrobiales bacterium:
- a CDS encoding ABC transporter permease translates to MTDATVENKPVRAEPVRRSKLQKLIQSTTFWRGVISIVTFLILWEIGSRFGELTGTGWELPFVGKIPPPSAVFVSFLEVIPNIGYWNSWLQSTKRVMSGFIAAMVLGIPFGLALAVNKYFRDIFFPPFEVLRPIPPLAWVPASLIFWPTNEMSIAFVTFLGAFFTIVINVIGGARSIDVRYLRAAQSMGASQWDLFSKIILPGTLPSIFIGAAVGMGITWEVVLAAEMISGGGTQGGGGLGFFIWNSYIGGSLEQVVVGMISIGIAGYLCSSAIRVLGTLCMPWRRLF, encoded by the coding sequence ATGACCGATGCAACAGTAGAAAACAAACCAGTGAGAGCAGAACCGGTACGCCGTTCAAAGCTCCAAAAACTAATCCAAAGCACAACATTTTGGCGTGGTGTTATATCAATTGTGACGTTTTTGATCCTATGGGAAATAGGATCTCGGTTTGGTGAATTAACCGGTACAGGATGGGAATTACCATTTGTTGGAAAGATTCCACCTCCCTCCGCTGTTTTTGTCAGCTTCCTCGAAGTAATCCCTAACATTGGATATTGGAACAGCTGGCTCCAAAGCACCAAGCGGGTTATGTCAGGGTTTATTGCTGCCATGGTCCTTGGAATACCTTTTGGCCTCGCGCTTGCAGTTAATAAGTATTTTCGAGATATCTTTTTTCCACCCTTTGAGGTGCTGCGCCCTATCCCGCCTTTGGCTTGGGTTCCTGCGTCGCTTATCTTTTGGCCAACCAATGAAATGTCGATTGCATTTGTGACCTTCTTGGGTGCCTTCTTCACGATTGTGATTAATGTGATCGGTGGAGCACGTTCAATTGATGTTCGCTATTTGCGAGCGGCCCAATCAATGGGTGCCTCACAATGGGATCTATTCAGTAAGATTATACTACCTGGAACATTGCCTTCCATCTTTATTGGTGCCGCAGTTGGCATGGGTATTACTTGGGAAGTGGTTCTTGCCGCTGAAATGATTTCCGGCGGTGGCACACAGGGCGGTGGTGGCCTTGGGTTCTTTATCTGGAATTCTTACATCGGGGGCTCTTTGGAGCAGGTCGTTGTTGGCATGATTTCAATTGGTATAGCTGGTTACTTATGTTCTAGCGCCATCCGCGTACTGGGTACTTTATGCATGCCTTGGCGCCGGCTATTTTAA
- a CDS encoding ABC transporter ATP-binding protein, whose protein sequence is MHDLYGKICREPAERRNSGDIEKQSKIEIKNLSKSYGDEWESEQVLENLDLMVNPGEMTVIVGPSGCGKSTLVNLIAGFESPDEGSILLDEKQITGPAKDRMVVFQETALIPWQTTYQNIVFGPKLRGDIKGAELKKRTEDLLIKVGLGEFMHKYPLQLSGGMQRRAELARALINEPRVMIMDEPFRGLDAMSRSLMQEFFLQLFDENKRTNLFVTSEIDEAIFLADNLIILSNKPTTVRKIIRVNLPRPRNYKMLSSPEAYEIKREAMEILHEEAMKNFKGTGSDEAAG, encoded by the coding sequence ATGCACGATCTATATGGAAAAATCTGCCGCGAACCTGCCGAACGCAGGAACAGTGGTGACATAGAAAAGCAAAGTAAGATCGAAATTAAAAATCTCTCAAAATCCTATGGTGATGAATGGGAGTCAGAGCAGGTTTTAGAAAATCTGGACCTCATGGTGAACCCGGGTGAGATGACAGTTATTGTCGGCCCTTCAGGGTGCGGCAAATCTACTCTCGTCAATCTTATCGCGGGTTTTGAAAGCCCAGACGAAGGTAGCATCCTGCTGGATGAAAAGCAGATAACAGGTCCAGCGAAAGATCGGATGGTCGTGTTTCAAGAAACAGCACTCATACCTTGGCAGACCACCTATCAAAACATCGTCTTTGGTCCAAAACTACGTGGCGATATCAAAGGGGCAGAACTTAAGAAGAGAACTGAAGACCTTTTAATCAAAGTTGGACTTGGTGAGTTTATGCATAAATACCCGTTGCAACTTTCAGGCGGGATGCAACGGCGGGCTGAGTTGGCGCGTGCTCTTATCAATGAGCCACGCGTGATGATTATGGATGAGCCGTTTCGTGGCCTTGATGCTATGTCACGCTCACTCATGCAGGAATTCTTCTTGCAACTGTTTGATGAAAACAAAAGAACCAACTTGTTTGTTACCTCTGAAATTGATGAGGCAATTTTCCTAGCTGATAATTTGATTATACTTTCAAATAAACCCACGACGGTACGTAAAATTATTCGGGTTAATCTACCCCGTCCGCGTAACTATAAAATGCTTAGCTCACCTGAAGCTTACGAAATCAAACGTGAAGCAATGGAAATTCTCCATGAAGAAGCAATGAAGAACTTCAAGGGTACGGGCTCTGATGAGGCCGCTGGATAA
- a CDS encoding ABC transporter ATP-binding protein: MLIEVSGLHKSFKGQMAVNNANFSIENPTIVGLLGSNGAGKSTTMRMMAGILKPDSGVVRIVGHDIINDRLSAQSNLGYLPEAASGFSNVTALEFLKFAASAQALERQDRKHAVEAVIDRLDLSSITGTTLGTLSKGWRQRVWLAQALIHDPSVLILDEPTDGLDPNQKLVLRKLLQEVAKTTAIIMSTHILEEAENLCEQVIVMNEGSIVANLPTQDLLDSEGRLATAVLDLTTSQVGH; this comes from the coding sequence ATGCTGATTGAGGTAAGCGGACTGCATAAATCCTTTAAAGGACAAATGGCGGTCAACAACGCAAATTTCTCCATTGAAAACCCTACTATTGTTGGCTTGCTTGGCTCTAATGGTGCTGGGAAATCCACCACCATGCGAATGATGGCTGGCATACTAAAACCTGACAGCGGTGTGGTGCGTATTGTCGGTCATGACATCATCAACGATCGCCTATCCGCACAAAGTAATCTTGGCTATCTTCCCGAAGCCGCTAGCGGGTTTTCAAATGTCACCGCGCTTGAATTTCTCAAGTTTGCAGCGAGTGCCCAAGCATTAGAAAGACAAGACCGCAAACACGCCGTAGAAGCTGTCATTGATCGTCTTGATTTGTCATCGATCACAGGAACGACACTTGGCACACTCTCTAAAGGCTGGCGGCAACGTGTCTGGTTGGCGCAGGCGCTCATCCATGATCCCAGCGTCTTGATACTTGATGAGCCAACCGATGGCCTTGATCCCAATCAAAAACTCGTGCTGCGAAAATTGCTACAGGAAGTCGCAAAGACAACCGCCATTATCATGTCCACCCATATTCTTGAGGAAGCGGAAAACCTTTGCGAGCAAGTGATTGTGATGAATGAAGGAAGCATAGTTGCTAACCTGCCCACACAAGATTTGCTGGACAGCGAAGGGCGTTTAGCAACAGCTGTTCTAGATTTAACAACCTCACAAGTGGGGCACTGA
- a CDS encoding Gldg family protein, producing MEDKKTNTPMMRGPLVSNWFEQVFAMTKQELQQLVYTPITLIFQSWFLLALSILIFAVADFLSTDLATFDLLWTFLPWVSIVLVPVLAMRAFAQNIGDRGFELLMSFPVSDSAIVVGKWLGGAIVLIITLAMTAPFIATVAYLGSPDWGIALSGYIGAALLLISFYALALFAASLTRDQVVAYILSLSGLTVLLILGWDVAARTLGGTLPDWVITALVQASPKFWLGEMSQGQIHLAAIIYFIGLISLCLVLTIKVLKGRRIDSPGALHPAFGILGHTGLCFCVIVLLGASVSHVPYALDMTKDKIFTLHPETIQIAKQTPDNTKIDFYYSSDESAIPASIRHHAKKVKNLLDEVAGRSNGKITIVENYIAPDSSSEEQALISGVRSIPMTSGDQFMLGAVFRQGDRESAISYFDQQRAQLLEYDLALMMNSLNRKKTPRIGILTPLLASSNIDKPREGFAIFEEIKRQYDVTIIPHFHDQLPENLDVLLVVDAPILKKSMLLSIDQHVMNNRGLIAILDPYPRFNSANAQTSPQPSEEINDISDILAAYGIIYQGPIVIGDSELGAPVAGADGRQLIYPYWLRPNRPSMSTAHGTTASLNELLFAEAGSFKISKTRAEFDRLIVTGESSGTLPRDNFKQKAPGFLAAQFTQDKSMSHTIAVAMRGEATSAYGADNKVSGEVSFKKKTQSANVFAIADADWLFDPMAFQTVNNGGQEVRRPLNDNVAFILNMIEFSSGDPRLVGIRSRGGARHSFTTVADILQAGRDRYVAQEADYANRIAKLEASISEVMSLTGATDIRQLPDNLQSQIKELRKNILPFRQNLREIRERMREDVEKLEFKLNFLNFIAGPVLAVLFAALVWARRRKKTL from the coding sequence ATGGAGGATAAAAAGACCAACACACCAATGATGCGCGGCCCACTTGTTTCAAACTGGTTTGAGCAAGTTTTTGCAATGACCAAGCAGGAATTGCAGCAACTTGTCTACACACCCATTACATTGATTTTTCAATCCTGGTTTTTACTAGCTTTGAGTATATTGATATTCGCTGTTGCCGATTTCTTATCGACCGATCTCGCCACCTTTGATCTGTTATGGACATTCTTACCTTGGGTTTCGATTGTCTTAGTTCCAGTGCTTGCCATGCGCGCTTTTGCGCAAAATATTGGTGACCGAGGATTTGAATTGCTTATGTCATTTCCAGTTTCAGATTCGGCGATTGTTGTCGGCAAATGGCTTGGCGGAGCTATTGTCTTAATTATAACGCTGGCGATGACTGCGCCCTTTATTGCGACTGTTGCCTATCTTGGGTCTCCTGATTGGGGCATAGCTCTTTCTGGATACATCGGCGCAGCTCTTCTCTTAATCAGCTTTTATGCGCTCGCTCTTTTTGCAGCCTCTCTCACCCGTGATCAGGTGGTCGCTTATATATTATCCCTTAGTGGTTTAACGGTGCTGCTGATCTTGGGTTGGGACGTGGCCGCACGTACACTCGGCGGAACATTGCCAGATTGGGTAATAACAGCGCTCGTTCAGGCAAGCCCGAAGTTCTGGCTTGGTGAGATGTCGCAAGGCCAAATTCATTTGGCGGCCATCATTTATTTTATCGGGCTAATTAGCTTGTGCCTTGTATTGACGATTAAGGTTCTCAAAGGACGCCGCATTGACAGCCCTGGGGCGCTCCATCCAGCATTCGGTATCTTAGGACATACTGGTTTATGCTTTTGTGTAATCGTTTTGCTGGGTGCGTCTGTGTCACATGTACCCTATGCGCTTGATATGACGAAGGACAAGATATTCACTTTGCATCCTGAAACTATTCAAATAGCAAAGCAAACTCCAGATAATACAAAGATCGACTTTTATTATAGCAGCGATGAAAGCGCTATTCCGGCCAGCATCCGGCACCATGCCAAGAAGGTGAAAAATCTACTTGATGAGGTTGCGGGCCGTTCTAACGGTAAGATTACCATCGTTGAAAATTATATCGCACCGGATTCCTCTTCTGAAGAGCAGGCGCTTATATCTGGTGTGCGATCCATTCCCATGACTTCTGGCGATCAGTTCATGCTTGGTGCGGTTTTTCGGCAAGGAGATCGTGAAAGCGCTATTTCATATTTTGACCAGCAGCGCGCTCAACTTTTAGAATATGATCTTGCTTTGATGATGAATTCGCTCAATCGTAAAAAGACGCCCCGCATCGGCATTCTTACCCCTTTATTAGCATCTAGCAACATAGACAAACCACGCGAAGGCTTTGCTATTTTTGAAGAAATTAAACGGCAATATGATGTGACAATAATCCCGCATTTTCATGATCAACTACCAGAAAACTTAGATGTATTGCTTGTCGTTGATGCGCCAATTTTGAAAAAAAGTATGCTCTTATCGATTGACCAGCACGTCATGAATAACCGTGGGTTGATCGCAATTCTTGACCCTTACCCTCGCTTCAACAGTGCGAATGCCCAGACCTCACCGCAGCCCTCTGAAGAAATAAACGATATATCAGATATTCTCGCAGCCTACGGAATAATCTATCAAGGGCCAATTGTAATTGGCGACAGCGAGCTAGGCGCACCCGTTGCTGGGGCAGATGGCAGACAATTAATCTATCCTTATTGGTTGCGCCCAAATCGACCCTCTATGTCAACGGCACACGGGACGACAGCGAGTTTGAATGAACTTTTATTCGCTGAAGCAGGATCTTTCAAAATTTCTAAAACCAGAGCTGAATTTGATCGATTGATTGTAACCGGCGAAAGCTCTGGCACCTTGCCAAGAGATAATTTCAAGCAAAAAGCACCGGGTTTTCTTGCAGCCCAATTCACGCAAGATAAAAGTATGAGTCATACAATTGCAGTGGCGATGCGTGGAGAAGCAACCAGTGCTTATGGCGCTGATAATAAAGTCTCAGGTGAAGTTTCCTTCAAGAAGAAAACACAATCCGCAAATGTGTTTGCGATCGCCGATGCCGACTGGTTATTCGATCCAATGGCTTTTCAAACTGTAAATAACGGCGGTCAAGAAGTGCGGCGACCGTTAAATGATAATGTTGCCTTTATACTGAATATGATCGAGTTTTCTTCAGGCGACCCGAGATTGGTAGGCATTCGCTCACGTGGTGGGGCTCGGCACTCCTTCACCACAGTAGCCGACATTCTACAGGCGGGGCGAGATCGTTATGTAGCTCAAGAAGCTGATTACGCCAACCGGATCGCTAAATTGGAAGCAAGCATTTCAGAAGTTATGAGCCTGACAGGAGCAACCGACATCAGGCAATTACCAGATAATCTGCAATCTCAGATCAAGGAATTGAGAAAGAATATCCTGCCGTTTCGTCAAAACC